One Georgenia wutianyii DNA segment encodes these proteins:
- a CDS encoding transposase — MRVLAAPRKYPDELRERATRMAVDLRQDPATKQGAIQRVAEQLGMHPETLRNWVRQAEIDGGTRQGTTSAEAERIAKLEQENRELRRANHMA, encoded by the coding sequence ATGAGAGTCCTGGCAGCACCTAGGAAGTACCCCGATGAGCTGCGTGAGCGCGCCACGAGGATGGCCGTGGATCTCCGGCAGGACCCTGCCACGAAGCAGGGAGCGATCCAGCGAGTGGCTGAGCAGCTTGGTATGCATCCGGAGACCCTGCGTAACTGGGTCCGGCAGGCCGAGATTGACGGCGGCACGCGTCAGGGCACCACGAGCGCCGAGGCCGAGCGGATCGCCAAGCTCGAGCAGGAGAACCGTGAGTTGCGGCGCGCGAACCACATGGCTTGA
- a CDS encoding IS110 family RNA-guided transposase, with protein MTIVAELFEHVVGIDTHARNHTYCLVHARSGAVLDTASFPTSKAGTARAITWILRRTQGSLLAAVEGTSSYGAGITAALTEEGFDVAEVRPGARVTHAHTGKSDALDAEAAARSVLGRHYDQLARPRQTGRRAALRVLLAARSIIDQQRTANRNALNALLRSVDLGIDARKAVSDAQIRTIAAWRITRSKRPADPLVVARREARRLATAVLEQTTALRENHNELRLLADELAPGLQEHPGIGPVTAAIIVCAYSHHGRVRSEAAFAALGGIAPLPASSGNTQRHRLSRSGDRQLNRAFDVIVRTRMSYDPTTRDYVARRRGEGRSNREIRRCLKRYVCRSIFRELQVRMT; from the coding sequence ATGACCATCGTTGCTGAACTCTTCGAGCACGTCGTCGGCATCGACACCCACGCTCGCAACCACACCTACTGTCTCGTGCACGCCCGCAGCGGCGCAGTCCTTGATACGGCGTCCTTTCCGACAAGCAAAGCCGGCACCGCGCGAGCGATCACGTGGATCTTGCGCCGGACCCAGGGCAGCCTCCTGGCAGCCGTCGAAGGCACCTCGTCCTACGGCGCCGGGATCACCGCCGCACTGACCGAGGAAGGCTTCGACGTTGCTGAGGTCCGTCCCGGCGCCCGCGTAACCCACGCCCACACAGGAAAGTCCGACGCCCTGGACGCCGAGGCAGCCGCCAGGTCTGTCTTGGGACGTCACTACGACCAGCTCGCCCGGCCGCGGCAGACCGGACGGCGAGCAGCTCTCCGCGTGCTCCTCGCCGCCCGCTCGATCATCGACCAGCAGCGCACCGCCAACCGCAACGCACTCAACGCGCTGCTGCGCAGTGTCGACCTCGGCATCGACGCCAGGAAGGCAGTCAGCGACGCGCAGATCCGTACGATCGCCGCCTGGCGCATTACCCGCAGCAAGCGACCAGCCGACCCGCTAGTAGTCGCACGGCGCGAGGCGCGCCGGCTGGCAACTGCTGTGCTCGAGCAGACCACGGCACTGCGCGAGAATCACAACGAGCTCCGGCTCCTCGCCGACGAACTCGCCCCCGGGCTCCAAGAGCACCCGGGCATCGGGCCGGTGACAGCAGCCATCATCGTCTGCGCATACTCCCACCACGGACGTGTCAGGTCCGAGGCTGCCTTCGCCGCGCTCGGCGGAATCGCACCGCTGCCCGCATCCTCAGGCAACACCCAACGCCATCGTCTGTCCCGATCCGGAGACCGTCAGCTCAACCGCGCCTTCGACGTCATCGTGCGCACCCGCATGAGCTACGACCCCACCACCCGCGACTACGTCGCCCGGCGCCGCGGCGAAGGTCGAAGCAACCGCGAGATCCGACGATGCCTCAAGCGCTACGTCTGCCGCTCCATCTTCCGTGAACTGCAGGTCCGCATGACTTGA